In Hippoglossus hippoglossus isolate fHipHip1 chromosome 15, fHipHip1.pri, whole genome shotgun sequence, the genomic stretch CATCAAATAATAAATGGCCAAAAAGCACATTGAACGTTCATAAACAAAATTGTTGTGACTGACTGTTATCGAGGGAATTTCTAAGATGTAACTGTAGTAAATCACGCTGTAGAGAGACGATGCGGCGGCTCTTATGCTCGAGGTGAATCTGTGGTCACGTTATCCCTCGAGCTTCCcttgttttttaacctttttcatttttacctCAGTAAATTGAGCAGAAAGGAGATAATACTATTTATTTCCAGCAATCAGCGACAGGAAATGTATGTTCATGGTGCAAAGAATCTAATATTAATCTCCCGTGGCTCCTCGCTGCATGCTGCTTTGCCCTAAGATTTCAGTTTTCTGGCTGCTGATGAAAATTCATGCGCCGGCTGCTcggctgctgttttttttttaaagatttcctTCCCTGGCAGACTCGTTGCTCGGAGCAGAGGAGTACAGGTCTGCTGGAGGTGAAATTAATTTTTCAGCACGCAGGGCATAAAAAAGTCATGAGCGTAGGAGATGAGTTGTGAAGACGAATGAAGAGAACAGAGGTTGTGACTTCAGTGAGACATTTCTAAAGCTCGGAGAAAGGAATTTTTTCATCCATCACATAAACAAAGACCGAAGCttatttcatgtttcacttATTAGACCTTTCCTTTTCCGAACTTCAGAGTATTCAGCGACGGCCCGGATCAACGAGACGCCGGAGCTCCATGTGCGAATGTGTAATGAGGCATTCTGGGAAAGATTGGTCGAGGAGTCGAGGAATGAGGTGCAAACGTATGATAAATGGGGTCAGAGGCCCGTCTGTCTTACCTTGCATGACTCGCATGCAAACTTGTCTGATGTGCTGATCACTTGGCTCTTTAccctggaaaaagaaaaaaagacgaCTTCAGTATATTTCATTACAGCGTATAAAACATTTACGTAGAGACTCTGTGCAGCAGTGTTATCAAGTGAAAACAGCACTCCGCCATTTTTTTACTGACTCCTCTCTGGGTGTAAAAAACCTCTGCCAGTCCTACAACCTGAGgtgaagctttaaaaaaatgacatgtcGGACATATGTACAagaattttccattacaacgCCACAGGTATTACATCTGAGTTGGGATTTTATCGATCTCCATGAGCAAACACTCTTTTTGATAGCCTCCTCTGCGGGGATGTTGGAGTGCCGCTGAGCCTGGAGCTGGTGGGGATTCAATTCCTGCACAGAGGATTCAGCAAGAAACTCTGAGAGcgtcttgtttttgtgtttggattCATTCACATTTGCCTTAAAATATTGGGGTTTTGAGTTTTAGAGCTTTTGcacaagttaaaaaaagaggACAACTGTACAAAGATaatagagataaaaaaaagatcaaaacagagcagagagaattACAGAACCCAGAGAGACTTATTATAGGCCTTCAGctcagtttttgttttacagactGTATGTTTTGTAGACTTTAAAGGGGCTTATATTAATCAGTGCCCATTTGTTCCTGAGAATAGACCATAATGAGTAAGAAGACTTGGGCAGATACTTCTTGCTCTACACAAGAAAGTCGTAGTTTTCCATTTTTATGACTTAAAACGTGAAGACGACAAATGACATGACACctctataacacacacacacacacacacacacagactagaCTATCCTAAAAGGCAGAAAGTGGATGATATTCCATCCATCCCTTATCtctaccacttatcctttgggGAGTGTGATACTTTCACACCATATAAGAGATGAATGTGCACAAGGAACAAATTGCAACTGAAGATTGAGATCAAATTTCCGTTCACCTCGGATTTAAGCATCATTTCAATTAAGTCTAGTCCTCTTCATCGCATTCCcgtctcatcaatacatgttagTGACTTGCCTCTTTCCCCGGAGTCACTGTGTGTTATCTTTACAGATCCAGGGTCGCGGTTGCGGCCACATCATGGATAGAGGATTTAGATTGTTTAGATATGTGCCTGCCCACACATACTATTACTGACCATACCTCTAACATTAtgtggatttgatttgattggatGATGATTCCCAATATTTAGTTCTGAGAGTTTTGGTAAAGACACTTTGTtgcttttcctcctcactctgtcACACTGTCTCCACTCCACTAACTTCCCCCAGACTCTCAACTTGAGATGTTTTCCCTTGGACCTACCGCAGGCCCCTGAGATCCTCTGACTCCAGTTTGGCCCCTGTTTCCCTGCATGCCCCGGGGTCCGGGTGTGCCGGGAGGCCCGTCGATGCCAGGCTGACCTCGACCTCCCTCGGGACCTCTCCTGCCAGACTCGCCAAGGTTTCCCACCTTGACAGAGAAACAATATGAGGCACCAGACGAGGTCAAattgcagcactttctctaaaCGGTCCTACACCACTGGACAATactgagctgctctgtgtgaacTCACCTCTCCCTTAGCTCCAGATTCTCCTGATTCACCctgatggacagagagacagagacggttACACTCTGGTGAGATTGTTGAGTAGTTAGTAAAAGATAAAACAGTGTTAGTGTTGGTTCAACAACTTACAAGCTCTCCTTTGTCGCCAGAGTTTCCCTCATCACCTTGTGTTCCCTATGAAAATATACTCTTTGAATTATGTACGCAAAGTAACCCACCTGTTATTTGAAATGTTGAATGACTATTAAGACAGAATAAGTTAGTATCAGTGTTTCATACCTGCTCTCCTTTGGGTCCTGTGTCTCCACGATCCCCCTgtaatacaaaacaaaaccaaacaagtGTGTTAATCAACTAAATGATCTTTAGAGTTCAGATAATGTTCCGTTTCTCCACACTAGAGGGGGCTAATCAGCTGTTTGCTGTTGGGACATAACTCCCACTGGTCAAGACAATGGTCCTGAATCTGAGGAGGTCCCTGAATGTGACTGTGGCGTTTTCTTACCCTCTCTCCTTTCACACCAGGAAGACCAGAAGGACCAGGGAGGCCGGGGAGGCCAGGGTCACCTTTGGGTCCCTATAACATacaatacatacatttaaatttgttgtatttctgtgcAATGCCAATGCATCTGACACTAGAGGACACAAACATCTACTTCCggtaatacatttttaaaaaaaaccttcaaaaaAAATTAGCGCATGAACAGCTATacagagctttttttctttccaccgATAACTGGCTATTGTATATGTTTCTTATGTAAACACTGAACTCATTCTTTGCACTTCATCCATATTTacaaaattaataatttatttttaacttcgAAAACCGAGCATTAAGCAGATATCAATAAAATGGACATTAGAAACCTAAATGAAACTTATTTTCTACATAATTTACCCAACACAATGGATAATATAATGTAACGAATAATGTaatataacaaataacaaacacttCTGAGGGCAGGAGAAACATCTGAGCAGGGTTATAAACAATATGTTGAAATCCACAGCAGAACAAtgggcttttaaaaaaaaaaaacataacaccTTTTTGGCATTGCGGAAAGTCCTTCGATATCGATAGTGAATAAGAGCGAATAACTAAAAAGCTTATTCTCTCGAGCCTGTTTGTCTGAGCTGGTCCCTGTTTGATCGCCGGCCGACTGTCTGAGGAATGCCAGGAGAACAGAGAGCTCATTCAGCCCGCTGCTCACCGCTCTCCCCTTGCTGTGAAAATAGACCTCATGTGAGATCCAGGCTCGGCCTATTCTCTGAGACATTCCTGTGACAACCACAGCCAGGGCTACACACACTGAGGCTTCCACCTTCTcctcagattgtttttttttcacagtatGAAAAACATACACGAGGAGAATTATCATTTAGtgctgctctttgtgtttctatCCTCCAGAggtatttcttttttgttttacaagaACTTTATTcataatcttttttaaatggaaatcaatgtaaattcagttcagttgtgaatgtgtttatttcttacCCTGGCACCTGGCTTTCCAGATGAACCTTCAGGGCCTTTTCCTCCTATGTCTCCCtttgagaaaaagagagaaaagacagtaaaatgaaaagagTAAAATGAAAGACAAAGTAAGGGCAATGGAAACTCATCTGATAGATGATACTCACAGGATTACCGAAAGGTCCAATAGGTCCCACCTCGCCTTGTTCTCCACGCTCACCCTGTGGAGAGACAGTGAAAATCACTCAGCAGCACAACAGAGGTGACAATGGACCAGGACAACATGGGCTGCTTGTATAACTTACTGTTTTGCCAGCAGGTCCCAATGTTCCAGGGACGCCTGACTGACCGAAGTCTCCCTACACAGAAACAACCAAAACTGCCTTTTAGATTTTTGtcaatttaagaaaagaaaaatcaatgaataaatgcaagaaacaactgaaaatgtgtattaataGATCGAGAAAACTACCTTAGGGCCACCTAAGCCTTTTGGTCCAGGAACACCAGGCATACCctaaaaacacagaacatttttgaggagaaacaaaagaaacaagacaGGGGAAATATTCTAAGAAAAAAGAATTCACTTGACTGTAAAATTCACATGAGGGTGAAGAAGACTCAGTGGgaaaacatatatttgtttaaatccGCTGACTTTTACACCCAGGTGGCAAGAAGTACAGATTATTGTGTCAAAAATGGCTTAAGTAAAAGTATATGTATTGATTGAACCCTCTAAACCCAAGTGACAGTATAAAAGTACAGGCTCTAAAATGTACTCAAAGTATGAAAGTAGAAAGTACCGCTCTGAGGCCCATTTCTAACGACtgtatctgtgcaaagcaaactgagactcGTAGTTCATTTACTATTTAAATGAAACCTCTCTTacttcaaatgaaataaaaaacaatatactACAACCTGAACAGAAATTGTCCGGGAGGAAATGTGTAGGCTACAATACTAGGTTTGTGACGTTATCAGTGATGTTGACTGATTCTTCGCTTTCTTCCATGTTGTTTCTCCTTGTCATGGACATATGCACTGATACGTCCTTTACACTGTGTTGCGTAAGTTTTGCCTGATATGCGCCGATAGATTTAAAGCAGGGAATcctcttttctgtgttattgtccATTTAGGTTAAAACCTCTTTTGATATTGGGAAGGCAGCGCTTGACATGTTAAAAcgcattaaaacaaaagtaacgAGCCAGTTTTGAAAACGTAAGcgagtagaaagtacagatatttgtgttagaATGTagtgagtaaaagtaaaaagtcctAGTAAAACTAGTACAACAAGTACAAGTACAGATACCTGACAAAACTGCTGCAGTACAGTGACCAagcatttgtattttattagcCCCCTCCTCTTGCTTTTACACCTGCAGAATCTTTCCACTGATTCTCATTAGGGATGAAAAAGCGTTGCATACTGTCGCACAGCACACCCTACTGTATGTGTTTAATATCACAGTTTGGTGGGATTCAGGTCAACTTTAtcatatattataaaatataagatCTTAAGCACATCTTATTGCTGCTTgttgctgcagcacagaggtgGAGGCGAGTATCGTACTGCAGCACGTCTGAGCTGTGGCGCCTCTAAAACTGCCCCTGGTGGGTTTACTCAGGTGCATCCATTTGGAGTTGGTTTTGACAGTTTGGGGTTAAAGGTCATACTCACAGGAAACCCCTGAAGTCCAACCTCTCCAGGAAAACCAGCCATGCCTACGCCTCCCTGCAGACACGGAACAGACAGTGAAGAAAACGCTGCTCATACAGCAAACGAAAATAACCAGGTAAAGTAAATCTTTATGTTGGAATCAGTAGGATTGATGCTCTACCTTCCCTCCCGGCATCCCAGGAATACCCTCGCGACCATCCACACCTGGTAAACCCTGGCGATGAAAATAAAGGACATAGCAAAATGAGTCGTTTGTACAAAATGCGTCTGAGGAATAGTTTTGTTTGTCATCGATGATCAGACACTCACAGACTCTCCCTTGGGACCCGGCACGCCTGTGATTCCTCTTGGCCCTAGAACACCCTGAACAACATAGCAGCAGTACCATTAGTCATTTTACAATAGCTCGACTATACATTCAAAAGTGTTCAAGTGCATGATGATGAGATGTGTCGACTCACCGTTTCACCTTTAGGCCCGAACTCGCCCATCACACCTCTCTGTCCTCGATCCCCCTGAAATGGTGCATTAAATCACACATATATGACTCATACATACGGCATTTACTtaagaaataaaagcatttatatTGTGGGTCACACTTACAGTTGCCCCCATGACACCCTGAGGACCTAGGTCTCCATCATGACCTCGAGCTCCCTGTCAGAGAACATAAATCCATTAAGGATTTAAAGTAAATCATAAGGAGTCTGATGTTTATGACTGGTACCATGGGATGAAAAATTTAGTGACACACTTACCCTCTCTCCCTTGAGGCCCATCATTCCCATGGCTCCACGGTTTCCCTGGGAGCCCTATAATAACAAGAGGTTCAACAGGTGCTCAGTGAGCAGAGAGAACAAACCAGAGACGGTGAAGAACTCAAAAGGATCCAACAAATTGTGTATCTCACCGTCGGTCCTTGGGATCCGACCTCTCCTTGACCTCCCTGgtcaccctcctcaccctgagtggaaaaaaaaacagccaattCAAGTCAATCACATGAAACAGTGAAACCACATCCGAACACATGATGCAACTGGCATCCCATggtttcctctctttcacagaaaaatgaacacgCAGGCTGCCCCTATCAACTGTTAATTAGAAAATGACGGAGCCACTCTGAGATGTGTTTAACACCCACGTCTTAATGGATcgcgggaggggggggggagaagcagACGATTTAACTCCAAATTACCCCTCTCCTGCTTTGCAAATTACAAATAATTTATGTGCTGAATTTGACACAGACCTGAGGAGGCATAATCACGAAGATGGAAAATGGTTTGGGTCTGAGACTGTGCACATTAGGCAATTTCTGTCTTGAATTATTAGTATTAGGGGAAGCTATGAAGGTGTATAAACAATACATAGCTAATAATCAAATATTACATGATGAAACAGGTCAACAGTTGTTTAGGTTATATAAAAAGAGAGGAATGAAAATATTGTTGTCTATTGAGTATTAATCGTCTTCTCGTGGAAAAAAATGCTTGGTtggcaaaaatgaaaatctgagCAATTTAAACTAATCTCTGGTGGTTTGAtcaaaatagtaataataataatattaatctgtgtttgttttgttcaaataaaGATCAGtgataatattatatataatatgtatttatataaagtgAAATTCTTGCAcctgtatattttatatttcaatattctTCTTCAATGTCATGTATTtgtgaatggggggggggaaacagggaaAAAGGCCCCTGAAATGAAACTTTCGGTGAAGGAGAAAATCATTGTGCGGGGACGCAGCACAGACTGACAGTATATCATATCCTGGCACAGGGTGATAAAGGGAGATAGGCCCGGACTCATTTCCATTTATATAGTGCACGGAGGCATTACAGGAGAAGGGTAGTTGTGCTTGAACATCATTTCCAATAAATCATCCTCCGCACAATAAGTCAGAGGCATTACACACAGGCATGTATCACTTCCTCTTGAAATAGAGCAGCACAAATAATACTTGTCTCAAATGCGCTGGGAATCACTTCTTCACATTTAAGCCATGGGTAATTCTTTTCCTGATGTTGTGACGCGTGTGACAGTCCTGGAGGCAAATTCATGTTTGGAAGTAGCTATTTATAAAGACATATGAATGATGCTCCAAACAGAACATATTTTACCTTGTGCCCTTGTTTCCCAGgttctcctccttcacctttCACACCCTTGTGACCCTGGAaacaagcagagaggagaaggagagccAGTTGAACACACTGTACGTAGGGACGCGACCATGATTTCagtacaaagacaaaaaaactctGCTACTCACCTTCATGCCAGGAAGGCCGGGATGTCCAGAAGTCCCAGGTGGACACGAGTCTCGACACTAAACAGCACCAAAATACAAATTAGAAAATATTCCTGACATTTGATGAGAGAAAATCAGATTTATAATCTTCAGAAAACAAAGCTTTACCAGGTCGGCACTGCCGAGCATTCCAGCTGCACCCTGAAATTGAGGGGAAATACAAGTTAACACTTTCTATATTGCAATATATCAACATAATGGCTCATGGCTTGGGAATCACTAGAGGAAGTGCAGCAGTGCGCAGCGGTGGCATCGCTTACAAGGCCAGAATAATTTCATGCTTGCATCATGATCCCTCCCGTGTGAAATATGTGTGATATGTAATCTTTGGTGATGTCATATGACGCTGGGTCACTTACTCTGGGCCCTGTTGGTCCATTAGGTCCCTGTGGTCCTCTCACACCCATGGAACCCTGTGGAAAGAGATGAAGTCGTTAAAAAGACACAAGGACTCTGAATGTGCCCACTAACAACAGTTCAGTTCAGCAGGCGTCCTGCTAAAAGGTTTATGTCAAAGCCCAGATCCATTCATTCAATTACAATATGattttcactgtaaaacatCCATTACTTTCTCTGGGCCTCGTGAATTCTTACACCATCAGTTTGATTGTGAACATTTCAGATACTGgttcacttgtttttatttgcaaatattCAGGGGAAACAACTCTCATTGTCTATTCATTATCATATCTATTTTATCTTTTGTAGTTACAGGTGATGGTAATTTAAATGTTCTGAGACAcactgacatttatttatacacatgGTGAAATGTACCAAAACCAGATTATAGTtataataaaactatatataaacaGTACAACTGGTATAAAATCcaatgtaaaatgttaacaACTATGGCCCAAAGGCAAAAttatagaaaaaataaaaacatcaacagattacagtgtgtgcatgtgtttttgaaCAAATGTTTGTAGATTTGTTAGATAAATAAGTTACATTTCTGTGCTGTAACACTTACTACAGTATGTACAGATACAGATGCACTCTGTTTATATCATTCAAATTATGGCTTTGTGATGATCCCTaatctaaaaacacaacaacagtctATTGCTCTAACTCTACTCACAGGTTGTCCCACTTTTCCCAATTCACCCAGAAGTCCTCCAGGTCCAGGTGGTCCCTGcacaaagagacatttcagGTATTTAACACTAACACAACATTGATAATGAAAACTATTGATTGTGATAAATGAATGACTTACTGGGGGTCCATCTGGCCCAACACCCTAAGGAGAGACATATACAGTATGACTCAGATTGGCACAATTTGGTGTACAAGCAAAGACTTAATCAAATATAGACAGTCTCAAGATTATATATGGTCGATCTGATCCTTGCACTGAcaggtttggggggggggggggaattgttACTCACAGTTGCCCCTCTGGGTCCAGATTTTCCAGGTTCACCctaaaagataaagataaatacattAGAGTCACGGACAGACATtgagacaaacactgaaataatgTGTTGAGGTATAGTACAGTAATTGAGCTGTGCGAGCGTGCAGACGGCCCGAGTTAACATTCCTCCAGCTCATCACATGACTGAGCCGGACACTCTTGACCCGGCCATGTTTAGCCTAATGAAGACCGATGTTAGGGGCTTCATTCCCCACGGAGATTACACAGAGGACTTGCAGGATTAAGTCTCATTTGTCACGAGGAATTGGTTTATGCACCGCGGCACCTCGCTGCCATGCCAAAAGACTGGACAGCAGCTTGGCACTGTTTCACTTACAGTCTCTAAAGCAGGAAAGAAAAGGTTCATTAGTCACTCACTTTCTGTCCGTAGGGACCGTCGGGTCCTGCATCTCCAAACGGGCCGGTCAGaccctgcagagaggagacatcAGGCTTAACTAATACATCATAGCAAAGCTCAGGGCTCTTCAGCAGTTGTATTTTTTCAccttatatatttaaaaaccatAAGCATTTTAATCTAGCTATTACCTCAGGAGCCAATACTTTTATTCCCTCTGTCAATATTCCTGAATTCAGCATCAGATCTCCATTTATTACATCCTAACAGAATCACACTCCAGTGGGAGGGGTCCTATGAATTTATAATTGGGATTACCTTGACTATAACCACTCCCTCTTAAGTGTTTCAGTATATACTCTACTGCTGCTTCATGTTAGTCATTCCCATTAAAATCAAAGCTCTGTTGGAGGCCATGTACTGTGTTCAACTTAGCATGCATGCAGGAAAAGTCAGCACCAGGGCAGAGGGTAAATCTCTCAGAgtgcacacagagcagagagcagcattCCTCTGGCTCATTTCAAACAAGCCCATTGAAGGAAATCATTCCACACTGTTTTGAGGATTCTCAACAGGAGATACTAACGGCGGCCAGCCTACAAAGCTGCCATTGTTTCCCCAGCGTCCTGGCAGATGTGCCGAGGAATAACACAGCCAATGATTCATAATGTATAAAACTGGTTTATAACACAGCATTCGGAATAATGTGGGTTGACGTGAACATACTCTATCTACCTAAACCTTTAAGGTGAAACGCTTCAAGTACAGCTCCTCTTTGCCGTCAGCACCCGTATTATGTTACAATGTTTTCCTGCCCCTCCTTTAAACCCAGAGTTAATTAAACTCCGGTCCTGGTTTACTGTGTCACAAAGGAAATTTGGATTTCTTCATCCTGTTTAATAAATTCCttacatttttcacacttttttcctccctctaaATCTGAAATTTCGTCGGTCACTCATGACTAATGAGCGCCAACATAACCTATGTGGTGGGAGGATCACACTTTGTAGTTCCACCCCCCCATTGCAGGCTTGAGGTTTTATAGCAATATGAGTTAAACAGCAAAATACATGAAAGGTAAAGCACGGAGCACTCACATCATTTCCAGGAATGCCAGGTAATCCCGAGGAGCCGGGTTTACCTGAATCACCATCAGggccctaaaaaaaaaaacattccacgTATCTCAGGGCAAAGATCTACAGTGAAACACAATGCaatacattcatttttattgttttatgtgttATAATTACCGGGAGCCCATCCTCGCCGTCTTTTCCTCTATCCCCCTACAAGAAAAGAGATTCAAGGCTTACAGAGGAGCCATTGTGGCAAAGTACAGAATTTGGTGCATCATAGAACAATGAACTGAGGGCACTTACATCGATGCCATCAATTCCTGGGACACCTGCAGGTCCAGGAGGGCCAACAGGTCCTTCGCTCCTCTgagtaaaaataagaataatataagaataaaatacCAGTATCAATTTCCCTAAAATTACCCttaatattttttgtcatttcttactttgacaaactgctgcacagacattataaaaaaaagagagcaggtGCACCACTAGAAAAGAAGACTGTCTCTTGGATGTACTGAAATAACTTTCAGCCAATCGGGATGacttcttcctgcagaaatgtgTCAGCTCAGACAGCACTTTGCAAAAGTAAAGGTGTCAAAAGGAAACTGCAAACAAAAGCTGGCTCATCATACTTTTCTTTCTAGGACAAATGCACAGTAAAACTCTCGGGTTGAATAAAACAACTCCAGCAGCACTCACCTGCACCTCTGTCACATCGGTCTATAGAGACAAACGCACagaacacacaaaagaaaaagagagagacatcaGTCTTACTTGAGCGGAGCAAATAAGGACAAGCTGCAGGAGCAGCACCAGCAGTGGCCCTCTGACGCTAAGGGCCCGAGCCATGATCTCCCCGGTGCAGGGCAGGAAAGGAAGAAAAGCTGTAGTCCTTTCACTGGGATTTGTTTGGCTGAAGGAGCCCCCGACAAAACAACCCAACTGAGTCCCCCCTCAGCTATCTAGACCGTCCGCGGCCCCACAGCCATCAGCAGCTCATGTATATTCATGCGATGACCGGTTACGGGAAGCGATTGGTGGGTTTGGAGAGGGGACGCGGAGGGGAGGGGCCACACCGCAGACACCACCAATGGGCAGGGTCAGCGGGGTATTTAATTTCTGATTCCAATATAAATGCTTTTAAAATTTGAActttaatcattaaaaaaaatcattggtGATGTAGATTTTATGGAGGCaaggggagcaggaggaggatttgTTTTGGCACAACACACTGCTGTTAGGCACAGTTACACACTGGTTTTCTTTACCTCGCCAATAACAAGTGGCTCCTCGAACCAACCAAACACTAGTTTAGGTTTAGTTACCGATACGTAATTTAAAACTACAGACAGATTATAGCTCGTCGTGTTTGCATTCTTACCCAAGTCCTGGCTGGGAGGTCGTAACACGCTTCTGTCCGGGCTCGCGTCACATCGCAGTGAATCAGCATTGACTGGAGTTCAAACTTGATAAATACACAAGGGGTCATTAAACATTAGCACAATATCACCACAACAGTTGTAACACGTATAACAATGTCGCGCCACAATTATAATCCACAGCTCTATGGCGCGTGATCCCTGCGTCCCTTGCGCAAAAAATTGCATCAGTTTGCGTTTTTGCAGCACATGAGAAACCCAGGAAGCAGAGTGTGTTTGTAAATTAGTTACAGTGTGGAGCTCAtgttaaaattattaaaatgcgCCGTAAAAGCTTAGGCTGTATTGTCAGAGGAGTTGTAACCAAATATGCGTTGCACAACAAAGGGACAGGTGCCAAAACGTGCGGGAAACACGAGCTGCTCGTCGTGGCAGACGCTGCAGGATAGCTTGAAGAGACAGTAGATTTTCTCTAGAGGTCGTTGTCACACACAAGCCAAACAGGATGGTGAGAAATGTCAGGGATTCCCAAGTCTTTGCATGTCTAGGATTCTGCAAAGGAAACTGTAGAGTTCCCcactcttgtgtttttttttttttcttgatgtgTCTCATTATTTTCATAGGACAGTTTGAATAAACTTTACAGTGGAGGGTTAAGACTGAAACTGTGGAAATGTAATTTAGAGTCATGTCTGTGGTGTTCACAGAGAGCCGCAAAAATGGGTCTCCAAACAACACACTGCATTGTGCACAGCTTGTGTGACAGAAGGACTGGAGGGCTGTTGGTAAAGTGCCTCAAAACAAAGGACAGCTGTGCTCCAAACGTCTGACTGTCTTATATAAATTAGTGAGGTTCCACAATTAGAAGATTAATGACATGTCTGCTTGAGTCTTAGTTTTTAtgaacaagattaaaaaaagattatacCTTCTGGGGATAGAGAGCAACCAGTTTGCCACCATGATTATGCAGCTCTTTAAATAAACTTACATATTACAGATTACATCAAAATTGGCAAATTTCTGAAGGTTCAATCATTCAAAGTTTTCTGATGAAACACCACTTCAAAAGCCTGTACCTTTATTGTGTGAAGAAGTAAAGCTACTGGGGTAAGGGAATAAAAGATCCATTgtatacatttgttttcctttcttaaTAGTATAG encodes the following:
- the col9a1b gene encoding collagen, type IX, alpha 1b isoform X4, with translation MARALSVRGPLLVLLLQLVLICSAQRSEGPVGPPGPAGVPGIDGIDGDRGKDGEDGLPGPDGDSGKPGSSGLPGIPGNDGLTGPFGDAGPDGPYGQKGEPGKSGPRGATGVGPDGPPGPPGPGGLLGELGKVGQPGSMGVRGPQGPNGPTGPRGAAGMLGSADLCRDSCPPGTSGHPGLPGMKGHKGVKGEGGEPGKQGHKGEEGDQGGQGEVGSQGPTGSQGNRGAMGMMGLKGERGARGHDGDLGPQGVMGATGDRGQRGVMGEFGPKGETGVLGPRGITGVPGPKGESGLPGVDGREGIPGMPGGKGGVGMAGFPGEVGLQGFPGMPGVPGPKGLGGPKGDFGQSGVPGTLGPAGKTGERGEQGEVGPIGPFGNPGDIGGKGPEGSSGKPGARGPKGDPGLPGLPGPSGLPGVKGERGDRGDTGPKGEQGTQGDEGNSGDKGELGESGESGAKGEVGNLGESGRRGPEGGRGQPGIDGPPGTPGPRGMQGNRGQTGVRGSQGPAGKEPSDQHIRQVCMRVMQEQLAQLAASLRRPESGAAGLPGKPGPPGSPGSPGDNGFPGHSGTRGLPGLKGPPGSLGNKGPKGELGDRGSRGPTARGPKGQPGAPGLPGEAGKPGYGQEGRDGQRGPPGTHGQHGVPGPPGAAGPNGYCDPSSCNLQAGAAHQSLDVKGPAGN
- the col9a1b gene encoding collagen, type IX, alpha 1b isoform X1; this translates as MTTVRPIRDPRSVTWSVSLLLLEQLYTIAPGTQSEATSGCRCLVFFGLFISRSSYEMGGVKRNILLYSLCCCYVIPQYLCTGLHSQTVRFSSQVSRHLEQQAMCPQISVGEDRFPGFYIMSQFHIAELARRGTVKKVPGSSPQHVAYQIGPAFNFRINTRSAYPLGLPEEFAFVAVLRMSASTISKNWNIWQMQDVDGIEQLSVRLNGESKTVEFTFTALDTGRQTFVFGPLASLFNEQWHRVLLDVSTGSITLYVDCVMIGSQSIPTLQKVSLDGFTLIGKLKDNPAMAIPFELQSMLIHCDVTRARTEACYDLPARTWTDVTEVQRSEGPVGPPGPAGVPGIDGIDGDRGKDGEDGLPGPDGDSGKPGSSGLPGIPGNDGLTGPFGDAGPDGPYGQKGEPGKSGPRGATGVGPDGPPGPPGPGGLLGELGKVGQPGSMGVRGPQGPNGPTGPRGAAGMLGSADLCRDSCPPGTSGHPGLPGMKGHKGVKGEGGEPGKQGHKGEEGDQGGQGEVGSQGPTGSQGNRGAMGMMGLKGERGARGHDGDLGPQGVMGATGDRGQRGVMGEFGPKGETGVLGPRGITGVPGPKGESGLPGVDGREGIPGMPGGKGGVGMAGFPGEVGLQGFPGMPGVPGPKGLGGPKGDFGQSGVPGTLGPAGKTGERGEQGEVGPIGPFGNPGDIGGKGPEGSSGKPGARGPKGDPGLPGLPGPSGLPGVKGERGDRGDTGPKGEQGTQGDEGNSGDKGELGESGESGAKGEVGNLGESGRRGPEGGRGQPGIDGPPGTPGPRGMQGNRGQTGVRGSQGPAGKEPSDQHIRQVCMRVMQEQLAQLAASLRRPESGAAGLPGKPGPPGSPGSPGDNGFPGHSGTRGLPGLKGPPGSLGNKGPKGELGDRGSRGPTARGPKGQPGAPGLPGEAGKPGYGQEGRDGQRGPPGTHGQHGVPGPPGAAGPNGYCDPSSCNLQAGAAHQSLDVKGPAGN